The window AAGCCCCATGATATCACAATCTACTTTCTGAGATAATAATTCTTACGGAAAAGTAACTTGACAGTATTTGCAAAAATTGAAAAGCTCTGCGTAGAGAGAACCTACGCAGAATAGCAACCAGACGGAAATGGTATGCTATGAAAAATTGTAAATGCGTCGTATTGATAAGGGTTTATTTTTTGCACTTGATCAGGGCATATTCTATTATCTTGTCATTTGCAGCCTGCTTCATCTTCATCATTGACTTGAACAGTATGCTTTCTACATATGACGGATATCTATCTAGTATCTTTTCTCTCAAGTTGATGCGATTTTTGATGTAATAGTCTGCAAGCGGTACGTACACTTTTGATCCTATCATTTTGATCTCCATGATCTCAAGATCATGTTCTTGTATTGTTTCTTTGATGATGTCAAGACTGTAATGTTCTGATGACCATGTAAATTGGAGTATCCCTGTCTGCATGATGCCAACTTTTGAGGGTCTTGTCAATATTGGAATTGCAATGACCATGATACCTTCTTTTTTCAAGATGCGATTTGATTCTGATATGAAATCATCAAGTGGCTTGAAGTGTTGTGCTGATTCTAGGGCAATTATTCTGTCATGTGTTGAACTTGCAATTGGTATTTTGGTGGCAGTAGAATTTACAGGATTTATCTTGTATGATTTTTGATTCTTGTTTGCTTCTACTAGCTGGTTTTTGTTGATGTTGATACAAGTTATCTCTATGCCAGGATAGTCTTTCTTCCATAGAAATGACGGCTCTGAAAAACCACTACCTACATCCAAAACAAATTCTGTCTTGTCAAGTTCTGCCATTTTTCCTGCCATGCGACAAAGATTCTCTTGGGCCTCTAATGGGCTAGATGTGTTTTCTTCCCAGTATCCGAAATTGAGAAAATTTCCTCCAGTTGAAGCTTGCATCACTCCTGCAAGATAGTCATACAGGTTTACAACATCATTTTCTTTTCTTCTTAGAGTCCATAGTATCACCTTGATTGGATTTGGGTTGTTCACTGGAACAAATCTCTCAAATCGGGTCTATTAAGATATGAATTTTTATTGAATTTGATGTGGCGGAGCTTTTTATTTAGCAGGTATGCAACAACTGGATATGGAAAAGTGCGATTCCAGAACTCGAGCATACAAAAATGGCAAAACATTTGATCAATGCAGAGATATTGCAAAATCACTTTCATCTGAACTTGAAGAAAAGATTGCCAAGGAAGGCCAGGTTGCATGGGATGAAATTTTGCAGACTGCCCAACATGACGAGTTGGTGTACAAGCTCACACTCAAGTATCTAAGACAAGACGGTTATGATATTGGGGACTGGAAAAATCCGCGTGTAAAGCCTATTGTTTAGGTTCTACTGCGCAACTTCCACTAGATCTTAATTTTCTTGCCATGATTAGTGGTGTAACAAGAAGGACTGGAATTGACACTGCGATAAATATTGTCTGTATCTGTGCCTCAAAGCTTGTTAAAAATAATGTAAATGTTGTAGCTCCTGCCCCGAATCCAAATAGCATAGTAAAGATGGTTCCCGCACATGTGGGACATCCTACAAAGAGTCCTGTCACTGCACCAAATGCACCAAGTTTTCCACCGCTTTTTGCAATGGAAAATACAGTTGATGATACTGCAAAGTTTAGTCCAACAAGAAATGACACTGTCACA of the Candidatus Nitrosotalea sinensis genome contains:
- a CDS encoding class I SAM-dependent methyltransferase; translated protein: MNNPNPIKVILWTLRRKENDVVNLYDYLAGVMQASTGGNFLNFGYWEENTSSPLEAQENLCRMAGKMAELDKTEFVLDVGSGFSEPSFLWKKDYPGIEITCININKNQLVEANKNQKSYKINPVNSTATKIPIASSTHDRIIALESAQHFKPLDDFISESNRILKKEGIMVIAIPILTRPSKVGIMQTGILQFTWSSEHYSLDIIKETIQEHDLEIMEIKMIGSKVYVPLADYYIKNRINLREKILDRYPSYVESILFKSMMKMKQAANDKIIEYALIKCKK